Part of the Paenibacillus aurantius genome, ATGAAGCCATCGGCCGGCTTCGGTTACAATCACGCGTTTGCCGTCGCGTACGAATAAGGAAACGCCCAAGTCAGCTTCGAGACGCTGGATCTGAAGGGTTACCGTAGAGGGGGCATATTGGAGTTCCTCGGCCGCTTTCAGAAAATGACCGAGACGAACGCAAGCCTCGAAGGTCTTTAAAGCTCGAAGGTCCATCGTCATCACCTTTTGTTCATTATTTATGAATCATTTATTCATATTATTCAATTTTACAAAATTATCTCCGGAATTTACACTAAGGGCAACAAATGATTTTAAGGAAAGTTGGGGCTATGGAGACAAAATCCGCATTAAACCGTGTCACTATATGGGCATCGCTTTTGTTTGTCGTCATTCTTGGGTTTTCCCGGCTCTCCTACGGCATGTTTTTGCCTGGAATCCAGAGGGAGATCGGAGGAAGTTACGGACAGCTGGGGATGTTGGGTACGGTCAACTTTATCGGTTATTTGGCCGGTACCTTGTGTCTGTCCCCTTTGATCTCGCGGTTCCCGGACCGTAAGCACGTCATTAACCGGCTGAGCTGCTTTATGCTCGGGCTGGCTATGATCGGCTCGGCTTTCAGTGATCATTTCCCTTCACTCGGGCTGTGGCGTTTCGTCATTGGCTTGTTATCCGCCGTCGCTACCGTATTGGTCCTGTCCCTTGCCCTGGATGCCGTCCGGCCGGCGGAACGAGGAGCGGCATCGGGTCTCATATGGCTGGGCGGATCAGCCGGCATTCTAGTGACGGGTTTATTCGCCCCTCTCACCATTGATCCTTCCCATTTGCAGGGGTGGCGGTATGCCTGGATAGCCATGGGCGTATTCGGAATAATGGCCGCATGTGGGTTCGAGTTCGCCACCAAAAAGCGGAGTTCCGTCAAAGCACCCTCGCGGGCGGAATCAAATCCACGTGAGCCAGAACGGGAGAACGTGTACCGACTCCTGTTGAGTCCGAAGAAGCTCTTGTTCTTAACCGGTTCTTACTTCTTCTTCGGCTGGGGGTACATTATCTATTTTACGTATTTGATCCCTTATCTGGTAAGCAAAGGCATTCCCTCTCTCTACGCCGGCTTGATCTGGTCTAGTCTAGGGCTGGCGGGTTTATTTAACGGCTGGATCGGAGGAAAGGCGATCGACCGATGGCCGAGCGGCTATACGCTTGCTTCCGGTCTAGCCTTGGGGACCATCGGCGCGATGGGCGTAACCACCCATAATGTGGTCATTACCGCTTTAGGCGCGGTTACCATTGGGTTGGCCTCCTTCCTTACCCCTCCGCTTATGACGACCGCCCTTCTTCGGCGTCATGTCCCTCCAGGCGCTTACGCGGCATGCCTCAGCTTAACGACGGCTTTTTTTGCCATCGGGCAGATAATCGGCCCCCTCGTTGGAGGAGCGGTGGTCGAACGGTACGGCTTGCCGTTCGGCGTCGCGTCCAGCGCCATCTTCCTGGCGATAGCCGCCGCGCTGGCTGGTGTATTTGGACAACAGCAGCGAAAGCGGGAGATCCGTCATTTGCCTATCAAAGCCTGAAACAATTTATCTTAACGATGACAATAGCTGTCACCATTAACGAGTAAGATGGTTCTGTAAGAGACTAAAGATTATTACGCAGGGGAGAGAAAAAGGATGAGGAATTCCGGCCCTAACATTACGGTCACAAGGAAATACTTTCAATCGGGGAATCTTCGACTTTCCTACCTGGATACGGGCGGAGACAGCGAACGCGTGCTTGTTATGCTGCATGGCTATATGGCCAATGCGAGATCCTTCTCGGAGCTGGCCGCGCGCTTCCAAGATTGGCGGGTTATTTCCCTGGATCAACGCGGACACGGTTGGAGCGAGCATCCTCCCGGTATGGAATATGCAAGGGAGGATTACGTGAAGGATATCCTGAACCTCATTCATTCGGAGCTCGGGGGACAACCGGTCACGATCCTGGGGCATTCTTTGGGCGGGTTGAATGCTTATCAATTCGCGGCCCGTTATCCCCAGCTGGTGAAATCCATTATTGTCGAGGATATTGGAGCGGAAATCAAGGCCGATTTCTCCTTTGCCGACAAGCTTCCTTTCCGATCCGCTTCCCTGAAGGAGCTGCGGGAATCGCTGGCCGGAGCAGGGCTCCGGGCTATTGATTATTTTGCGGAGAGCGTGTTTGAGGATGAGCTCGGTTGGGGATTCCGGACGGATCTGTCGGGCCTGCGGGTATCCGTTCCTCTATCAAACGGGGAGTGGTGGGAGGATTGGCTGGGTTCGAGCTGCCCGATCCTGCTGATTCACGGGGGAAAAAGCTTCCTACTGGATACGGAGCAGGCGAGACGTATGGAAGAAAGAAGACCTAATACCAAGCTTATCGTGTTCGAACATTGTGGTCACGGTGTCCACGCCGATGATCCCGACGGGTATTTTCAGGTGGTAAGCGATTTTCTTACCAACCCAGCGTGAAGCAAAACGATAACCGGAAAAGAGGATGAGAAGATGTACGTAACCGTAGAGGATTGGCTTACCGAATGGGAAAAAGAGGCCGTCCTGACCCAGAAGGTGTTGGACGGATTGACCGATCCCGCTCTCCTGCAGGAGGTCTATCCGGAGGGACGTACGCTGGGCCGGATCGCCTGGCATTTTGTCACGAATATTCCGGATTATTTAACGGAATTCGGGGTCACGGTAAACAAAGTGCCCCATCCGAACGACGTGCCCTCCGCCAATGAGATCGCGAAGACTTTTGAGGCGGTAAGCTCGGATGTAGTCCATGCTCTTCAAGAGCAGTGGACGGACGATTCGTTGAAGCAAGTCCAGAATGCGTTTGGAAGAAGGGAATCCAACGCGACGATCTTCTTGGGACTGATCAAACACATCGTTCATCATCGGGGACAGATCACCGTCCTGATGCGCCAAGCGGGGCTGCCTATACCTGCGGTATACGGTCCTTCCAAGGAAGGTTGGGCGAAACTGGGAGCGACACCACCGCTTTGAGTGGACCTCATTTGCGGGTGTTCCGCCTAACGGAAAGATGCAGCAGCGGCCGTTCCAGGGCTTTATAGCCGCGTCCTGGTCCGCCGCTGTGTTTTTTACCGTAATCTCCCCTAAGGTCAAGCAAACTCCAGCAGTTTCTTATCGATTTCGGCTATCCTTCCGATCTCGGAGCAGCCGTCCCATAGAACAATCGCGTTGGCTTCCTCGTTCTCGATAAATTCCTCCAGATGCTCCAATTGGCCCGCAAACAAAGCCCCATACTCCACCCTCAAAGGGCCATGATAGCCGGGCTGAAGCCGGAGTTTCATCAAGCCCTTGAACTCCACCTCTCCCACGGCTTGATTCGTTTCCTCCTGCAGCTCCCGAAGGACACATTGCCTCGGCGTCTCGCCCGGTTCGATCACTCCACCCGGCAATTCCCAACAGCTTCTCCACTTGTTGAACAGGAGCAGGTAAGTGCCCCGGCATTTTACCGCAATCAGTGCATGGGTTAAGGGGGCATCGAGCGGGACGGTCCCGATCCGGTCCTCTTCGATTGTTATAAATTCCAGAAAAACATTGCCCGCAGCATCGGTTAGAATGGCCACAGCTCTCTCCTCCTTATATTTTTGCTTGAATAATAAAAAACGCGCCGGACCCGAGGTCCTGCGCGTGCTTAACGCAGGGCGGGAAGCGCGAAAAGCGTCAGCCCACCCCGTTTTTTTTGCTGGGGAGTGTGCTAACGCCTTTTGTGATGATGAAGGGAACATAGCTTTACCATTTGCATAGCGGCCATCCTCACTTGGAAAATCTTATGTAAGTTTAACCGGGACCAAGTCCTTTTTCAAGTAATAATGTGTGTGCCCGCCTGCATTGGGCAAAGTGCCATACACTTCATAGCCTTGCTGGAGGTAGAAATCCAAAGCCTGAAAGCTTAAGGTATCCAGCTTCATAAACTCACACTTTCGGTCTCTCGCGATTTGTTCCGCGGCCGCGAGCAGCTTTTTTCCGTATCCCTTCTTGCGGACCGCATCGTCCACAAAAAGATACTTCACCTCCAGCCAGTTCAAGCACACCGCCCCCGTCAGCCCGCCGTAAAGCTTCTGCTCCTTATCCTTCAACAACAGGTGAATGGCCTCATATTTCTCTTTCCACTCATCAGGAAAATGCTTGGAATTAAACCGAATCAATTGGTTTACCACATAAGATTTTTCGTCTGGATTGACCTCGTTTGTAATCGACAGCTCCATTGCGTCTCTCTCCTTTTCCCGCAGCAAGGGATAGTAAATCCAGCTTACCATTCCTGCCAAGGTTTAGGCTTGGAGAAAATCGTTATAGCATAACATTCCTGCTTTCTCCATCACAAAAAGCACCCGCTCTACCAAAAGAGCGAGTGCCTTCACGCAAACGGGGACACGTTCCGGTGTCCTATTTAACGTCTCGGAGCGAAAAGGTTCCTCACCCTTTCATCCCGCAGCCACAGAGCCCCCCAGAACAGCAGAGCCAGGTAAACCGAGAAAAGGATACTAGAGAACAGCGGAGCATCCACCCTCACCTGAGCCGCTATCGCTCCCCCCAAATAGCCCGTCAAGAGCAGTCCTCCCAAGAAGGAGGTCCGGGGAATGGCATACAGCAGCGTGGAAAGCAGGCCCAGCACGCCCATCACCACCATATGCCGCTCCGCAAAGCCAAGGGCGAGCGTCGCTTCCACCACGGGGGCCGGGGCCGTGAGCTTGCCGATTCCGTCCATCAGCATGAACAGAATCCCGATCCCGCTCATAATCCGCGCCGTCCACAGCCGCCCTTTGGATATACCGCCTGTTGGAAGCCTTTGTTCTTTCCGTTCTCTGATCATCATCGTACTCATCTTATTCATCCTCCTGGTTTCGGTTGGGTAATGGCGGTCCCGGTCTGGTAGCCCCGAAAGCCGCCTTCACTTATACAACGAACAGGAGAATGGCTTATCGACAAACCGTAAAAAAATTTTTTTATTCCGGGATGATCCCCAGCTTCAAAAGAGCTTCCTTTGTCAGCTGCCGGGCTTTTGACCCGCTTCCGTCGATGTTCGTGGCGAACACCCACGTGGCCTTCTCCGTTTCGACGTAACCCACATACCAGCCGAGCCCCATATCCGACAAGCGTGTTCCCGTTTTGCCGTGCAGCGTATAAGCGTCCTTCTCTTCGTCGATTAGGATCCGCTTGACTGTCTTCATTGTCTGCTCCTGGAAGGGAAGCTCTTCCTCCACCAGCTTCTCAACGAATGCCTCCTGCTCTTGGGCGGAAATCTTCAGTGAGCTGTTCAGCCAGAAACGGTCGATTCCCCCGCTGATGTCCCGGTTCCCGTATCCGATCCGGTCCAGGTTACGCTGCATCCGCTCCGCTCCAATATCCCGTGCCATCGCCTGGTAGTACCAGATCACCGAATGCCTCATGCCCGACGCGAGCGTATGATCCCGGTTCCACGCCTCGAATTCCCGGACGACCCCATCCCAGCGCTTGACCTCGTATTCGTCGGCCACCGCCTTCTCCTCCAAGCCGATCAAGGCATTCGGCACCTTAAAGCTGGACTCCGGGGTAAAGCGTTCCCGGCTTCTCTCCCCATTGTAGACGTACTGCTTGTCCGTCTTGAGATTCTTAAGAACCATCGTACCCGGCACTCCGCCAAAGCTGTCTTCCAGGGGAAGCTCCGTGATAACGTTGTGCGCATCCGCTTTCGGCATTAAATTTAGAGCCGATCCCGACAGAACGACAGCCAGAATCAACGTGAGCAGCAGCTTACCGTTTTTCATATTATGGCACACCTCCGGTTTATCTTACCTCCGTTGCCGACGGCCGCGAGCGGCAACCCTTTCCCCAAATGCATCTGGTAAGGTAGAGTATAGGGGTCCGCTTGCCGCAAGACTATGCTCATATTCATGATCTGTACCCGTACAGAGGAAAGGAGGCCCTCCCATGCTCTACACCCGAATCATTCAAGACATTGAGGAACAGATCGACAAAGGCCGCCTTAAGCCGGGGGGCCGGCTGCCATCCATCCGGTCCCTCTCCGACCAATTGGCGTGCAGCCGCAACACCGTTCTCAAGGCGTATGAGGAGCTGGAGAAGAAACACCTCGTCTATTCCGTTGCCAAAAGCGGCTATTACGTCGTGGAAGCCCCTATGGAGCGGCGGACCGGAACCGGGACAAATGACGTCATCGATTTCTTATCCGCCGGACCGGACAAGGCGGTTATCCCCTACCGGGAGTTCCAGCACTGCCTCAACCAGGCCATTGAGACCTACCGGGAGGACATGTTTACGTATTCCGACACGCTCGGCCTGCCTTCGCTTCGGACCGAGCTGGCCCGCCATTTGCGCGATCTTCAGGTGTTCGCCCCTCCCTCCCGCCTTGCGGTCGTTTCCGGCTCCCAGCAGGCGCTTCATCTGCTCGTCTCGCTTCCTTTTCCCAACGGACGCAGAGGCATCTGCGTCGAGCAGCCTACTCATCCCGCCATGGTCGAATCGCTGCGGCAGCAGGGAGTGCCGGTCCACGGGATCGAAATCACGGGGGCGGGCCTTGACCTGGACCGTCTGGAGCGCCTTTTTCGCGACGAGGACATCAAGCTGTTCTATACCGTCTCGAGGTTCCACAACCCGACCGGCTACAGCTATACCAATGCGGAGAAACGGAGAATCGTGGAGCTTGCGGAGAAGCATGATGTGTATCTAATTGAGGATGACTATATGGGGGACTTGGATTCCGACGCCAAGCAGGATCCCATGTTCGCCTATGAACCGTCGGGACGAGTGATCTATACGAAGAGCTTCTCCAAGGTCATGCTTCCCGGCATCCGGCTCGGCTTGGCGGTGCTCCCGGATTTCCTTCTGGGGCCTTTCGAAGCCGCCAAGTTCGCGTCCGATCTGCACTCTCCCGTGCTGACCCAGGGAGCGCTTGAAATCTACCTTCGAAACGGCTTATTCGCCGCCCACATTCAGAGAATGAGAAGCCTGTACCGCCGCAAAGCCCTCCTGCTGCAGGAAGCTTGCCGTAAGCATCTTCCGGCCTCGGCGTCCTTTTCGGGCGCTCTGTCCGGCTTCTATTCCACCATCGGGCTTCCTTCTCCCCTCCAAGCCTCGCAGCTGATCGAGTACCTGAAACCGAAGAACGTCCTTGTGGACAACGCGCGTAAAATGTTTCTTCCCGAGTGGGCCCGGGATAATTTGCTCCGGCTCAGCGTGTCTCAAGTGGAAGAGGCCCGGATCGAGGAGGGAATCCACCGAATCGCGGAAGGCATCCGAGAGCTCCTTGGCAGCCGCACCCGGGTGCGGTTTATCTGAAGCCGCCGGCCGCGCTTGACCTTGGAAGCAGGCCGTGCCTGGATGGGGCTTGGCGTTTTATGCTATACTCCCGGTAAAGTGATTTGATATAGGGGCGGTACACCTTGCTGCGTAAACGAAATACCTTTCAAGAACGGTACAGCCGGTTTCTCCAGGAATTGCGGGAGGAAATCATAAGCGGGGAACTGGCTCCCGGGGAGTTCATTCTGCCCGAGAATACCTTGAGCGCCAAATACAACATCAGCCGCGTCTCGCTGAGGAAGGCACTGGCCGAGCTGGTGGACGAAGGCCTGATTGAGAAAATAGCGGGAAAAGGAAACCGGGTCACCATTCCCGAAGCCGCACAGGCCACGGTTACGCTAAGGCTCGCCTGGTTCTCCCCCTCGTACGAGATTGACATCGTGCGGCGGATTCTGGAACGGTTCGAGAAGCAGCACCCCTTTGTCCGGGTGGAGCTCATTCTCCTGCCGGTCGAAGGCTACACCTCGACGCTGATCCGCCTCATGGAGCAGGGGCGGGGGCCGGACGTCTTCATGATGTCCGACACGCACGTACGGGACTGGATCGATTCCGGCCGGTCCGATTATGTGAGCGGCTACGTGCCTGGCCATCTGAGCCCGGACGGGACCAGCTACCCGCCGGTCTTTGAGATTT contains:
- a CDS encoding YbfB/YjiJ family MFS transporter, with protein sequence METKSALNRVTIWASLLFVVILGFSRLSYGMFLPGIQREIGGSYGQLGMLGTVNFIGYLAGTLCLSPLISRFPDRKHVINRLSCFMLGLAMIGSAFSDHFPSLGLWRFVIGLLSAVATVLVLSLALDAVRPAERGAASGLIWLGGSAGILVTGLFAPLTIDPSHLQGWRYAWIAMGVFGIMAACGFEFATKKRSSVKAPSRAESNPREPERENVYRLLLSPKKLLFLTGSYFFFGWGYIIYFTYLIPYLVSKGIPSLYAGLIWSSLGLAGLFNGWIGGKAIDRWPSGYTLASGLALGTIGAMGVTTHNVVITALGAVTIGLASFLTPPLMTTALLRRHVPPGAYAACLSLTTAFFAIGQIIGPLVGGAVVERYGLPFGVASSAIFLAIAAALAGVFGQQQRKREIRHLPIKA
- a CDS encoding alpha/beta fold hydrolase; this translates as MRNSGPNITVTRKYFQSGNLRLSYLDTGGDSERVLVMLHGYMANARSFSELAARFQDWRVISLDQRGHGWSEHPPGMEYAREDYVKDILNLIHSELGGQPVTILGHSLGGLNAYQFAARYPQLVKSIIVEDIGAEIKADFSFADKLPFRSASLKELRESLAGAGLRAIDYFAESVFEDELGWGFRTDLSGLRVSVPLSNGEWWEDWLGSSCPILLIHGGKSFLLDTEQARRMEERRPNTKLIVFEHCGHGVHADDPDGYFQVVSDFLTNPA
- a CDS encoding DinB family protein, whose protein sequence is MYVTVEDWLTEWEKEAVLTQKVLDGLTDPALLQEVYPEGRTLGRIAWHFVTNIPDYLTEFGVTVNKVPHPNDVPSANEIAKTFEAVSSDVVHALQEQWTDDSLKQVQNAFGRRESNATIFLGLIKHIVHHRGQITVLMRQAGLPIPAVYGPSKEGWAKLGATPPL
- a CDS encoding NUDIX hydrolase yields the protein MAILTDAAGNVFLEFITIEEDRIGTVPLDAPLTHALIAVKCRGTYLLLFNKWRSCWELPGGVIEPGETPRQCVLRELQEETNQAVGEVEFKGLMKLRLQPGYHGPLRVEYGALFAGQLEHLEEFIENEEANAIVLWDGCSEIGRIAEIDKKLLEFA
- a CDS encoding GNAT family N-acetyltransferase; this translates as MELSITNEVNPDEKSYVVNQLIRFNSKHFPDEWKEKYEAIHLLLKDKEQKLYGGLTGAVCLNWLEVKYLFVDDAVRKKGYGKKLLAAAEQIARDRKCEFMKLDTLSFQALDFYLQQGYEVYGTLPNAGGHTHYYLKKDLVPVKLT
- a CDS encoding DoxX family protein gives rise to the protein MSTMMIRERKEQRLPTGGISKGRLWTARIMSGIGILFMLMDGIGKLTAPAPVVEATLALGFAERHMVVMGVLGLLSTLLYAIPRTSFLGGLLLTGYLGGAIAAQVRVDAPLFSSILFSVYLALLFWGALWLRDERVRNLFAPRR
- the blaOXA gene encoding class D beta-lactamase, coding for MKNGKLLLTLILAVVLSGSALNLMPKADAHNVITELPLEDSFGGVPGTMVLKNLKTDKQYVYNGERSRERFTPESSFKVPNALIGLEEKAVADEYEVKRWDGVVREFEAWNRDHTLASGMRHSVIWYYQAMARDIGAERMQRNLDRIGYGNRDISGGIDRFWLNSSLKISAQEQEAFVEKLVEEELPFQEQTMKTVKRILIDEEKDAYTLHGKTGTRLSDMGLGWYVGYVETEKATWVFATNIDGSGSKARQLTKEALLKLGIIPE
- a CDS encoding aminotransferase-like domain-containing protein, with protein sequence MLYTRIIQDIEEQIDKGRLKPGGRLPSIRSLSDQLACSRNTVLKAYEELEKKHLVYSVAKSGYYVVEAPMERRTGTGTNDVIDFLSAGPDKAVIPYREFQHCLNQAIETYREDMFTYSDTLGLPSLRTELARHLRDLQVFAPPSRLAVVSGSQQALHLLVSLPFPNGRRGICVEQPTHPAMVESLRQQGVPVHGIEITGAGLDLDRLERLFRDEDIKLFYTVSRFHNPTGYSYTNAEKRRIVELAEKHDVYLIEDDYMGDLDSDAKQDPMFAYEPSGRVIYTKSFSKVMLPGIRLGLAVLPDFLLGPFEAAKFASDLHSPVLTQGALEIYLRNGLFAAHIQRMRSLYRRKALLLQEACRKHLPASASFSGALSGFYSTIGLPSPLQASQLIEYLKPKNVLVDNARKMFLPEWARDNLLRLSVSQVEEARIEEGIHRIAEGIRELLGSRTRVRFI